One Trichoderma atroviride chromosome 7, complete sequence DNA segment encodes these proteins:
- a CDS encoding uncharacterized protein (EggNog:ENOG41) — MDCGSQAFISDSVFGDNARIHQGNVDIASHQGDISITGSPENVRISAHYASPPQDLKLDYLPASFDAVNKQHVSGCLQHTREQLLADIRTWIDHDSEKRIYWLNGMAGTGKTTISLTIAREYYKKKQLGASFFFSRGSGDLASTRKFATTMAVQLAEYSPVLRQHIIAAATSNPRISQLALYIQWEKLIIEPLSLLEPQTAQSPLLIIVDALDECDSERDMALLIESFVSTVATVKNIPLRMFVTSRPDRPINLGFGIVSINLRHYFALHSIEQSIVDSDLMIYYRHQLAQLSQRHSWDEGLTSDDIIQSLVHKSHGLFIHAATVCRFIDQGGILAEQRLSNLYALGSSSSRAEQELDHIYTTVLENSFNGHLDAEETIMLQRRFQKVVGSIVVLFDAFNLSHLAAIIDESKSRIMSVLNTLGSVLDISEDDENKIDTLHPSFRDFLLDSKRCCDEKFQIPTRQLHYELFERCLVIMRSSLHKDMCKLKKPGTKARDVSRTRVNKCIPPSVQYACSYWMKHLQKSERGWFNHGGVPSVFGISYTRGKRFPELDKVAPTKGKFWSHQ; from the exons GGCTCTCCGGAAAATGTGCGAATATCCG CCCATTATGCCAGCCCTCCTCAAGATCTAAAGCTTGATTACTTGCCCGCTAGCTTCGACGCCGTGAATAAGCAGCATGTTTCTGGCTGCCTTCAACATACGCgcgagcagctgctcgctGATATTCGGACGTGGATTGACCATGATAGCGAAAAGCGCATTTACTGGCTCAATGGAATGGCCGGCACCGGGAAGACTACCATTTCCCTCACGATTGCTCGCgaatattataaaaagaagcagctaggagcaagcttcttcttttccagaGGTAGTGGTGACCTTGCCTCGACTAGAAAGTTTGCGACTACCATGGCCGTTCAGCTTGCTGAATATTCTCCGGTATTGCGACAGCATATTATAGCTGCTGCTACGTCGAATCCTAGAATCAGCCAACTCGCTCTGTATATCCAGTGGGAGAAGCTCATCATAGAGCCTTTGAGTTTATTAGAACCTCAAACCGCTCAATCTCCGCTCCTCATAATTGTCGATGCTCTTGACGAATGCGATAGCGAACGGGATATGGCACTATTGATAGAGAGCTTCGTGAGCACAGTTGCGACTGTTAAAAATATACCACTTCGGATGTTTGTTACAAGTAGGCCGGACCGACCAATTAATCTTGGGTTTGGCATTGTATCCATCAATTTACGTCACTATTTTGCCCTTCATAGTATTGAACAATCTATCGTGGATAGCGACTTGATGATTTACTATCGTCATCAGCTAGCACAACTGTCTCAGCGACACAGCTGGGATGAAGGCCTAACATCTGACGATATCATTCAGTCTCTCGTGCACAAATCTCACGGATTATTCATCCACGCCGCAACTGTTTGTCGATTTATTGATCAAGGAGGCATTCTTGCAGAACAACGGCTTTCGAATCTTTATGCCCTTGGATCTTCCAGCTCTAGAGCGGAACAGGAACTTGATCACATATACACTACAGTTCTGGAAAACTCGTTTAACGGGCATTTAGATGCTGAAGAAACTATCATGTTACAACGACGGTTTCAAAAAGTTGTCGGGTCAATTGTGGTTTTGTTCGACGCGTTCAATCTAAGTCATCTCGCTGCTATTATTGACGAATCAAAGTCAAGGATAATGTCAGTACTCAATACCCTTGGGTCTGTTTTGGACATCTcagaagacgacgaaaaTAAGATTGATACCCTGCATCCCTCTTTCAGAGATTTTCTCCTGGATTCAAAAAGATGCTGCGACGAAAAATTCCAAATTCCCACCAGACAGCTGCATTATGAACTGTTTGAACGCTGTTTGGTGATTATGCGCAGCTCTCTGCACAAAGACATGTGCAAACTCAAAAAGCCAGGAACAAAGGCGCGGGATGTATCAAGAACCCGAGTGAATAAATGTATTCCTCCTTCAGTTCAGTATGCCTGCAGCTACTGGATGAAGCATCTCCAGAAGAGTGAACGGGGTTGGTTCAATCATGGAGGCGTG CCTTCAGTCTTTGGTATCAGCTACACCCGTGGCAAACGATTCCCTGAACTGGATAAAGTTGCGCCAACCAAAGGAAAGTTCTGGTCTCATCAATGA